Proteins encoded in a region of the Desulfovibrio litoralis DSM 11393 genome:
- a CDS encoding ankyrin repeat domain-containing protein — MRKLMVLTCVFLFLQCLCLPAYSATVEELFELIKENKIEEFKAVIKLGTDINLKAIDNETVLMCAVYYSKDAEFIAEIIKAGVDVNAKDKMGNTALTFAAMKNENPKIIAELIKAGAEINQNNGYGVPLVFAVENPKPAIALEFIKAGAEVNYKNKQSETVLMKAAAKSNDPVVINALIKAGAEVNARTKYEKTALMAAAWQNKNPEIIRALVKEGADINAKDEDGVSALAFAKKNKNINAVNELIQLGAKE, encoded by the coding sequence ATGCGTAAACTAATGGTTTTAACTTGTGTTTTTTTGTTTTTACAGTGTCTTTGTTTGCCTGCTTATAGTGCGACGGTTGAAGAGTTGTTTGAGCTGATTAAAGAGAACAAAATAGAAGAATTTAAGGCAGTTATTAAATTAGGGACTGATATAAATTTAAAAGCGATAGATAATGAAACCGTTCTAATGTGTGCGGTATATTATAGCAAAGATGCGGAATTTATTGCTGAAATTATTAAAGCCGGGGTTGATGTGAATGCAAAAGATAAAATGGGGAATACAGCCCTGACTTTTGCGGCAATGAAAAATGAAAATCCGAAAATTATCGCTGAATTAATTAAAGCAGGGGCTGAAATTAATCAAAATAACGGCTATGGCGTCCCTTTAGTTTTTGCCGTGGAGAATCCTAAACCTGCGATTGCACTTGAATTTATCAAGGCAGGAGCTGAGGTAAATTATAAAAATAAACAGAGTGAGACTGTTTTAATGAAAGCTGCCGCCAAGAGTAATGACCCTGTTGTGATAAACGCATTAATCAAAGCGGGGGCGGAAGTTAACGCAAGAACGAAATATGAAAAAACAGCTTTGATGGCTGCCGCTTGGCAAAATAAAAATCCTGAAATTATTAGGGCATTAGTAAAAGAGGGTGCTGATATAAATGCAAAAGACGAAGATGGAGTGAGTGCTTTAGCTTTTGCCAAAAAAAATAAAAATATTAACGCAGTGAATGAATTAATCCAGTTAGGTGCAAAAGAATAA
- a CDS encoding phenylacetate--CoA ligase family protein, whose product MDCLHEEEKWTRDEINKAQLVRLQNTVEQALKAPYYAKKLKEAKINASTIKSLDDLKKIPFTTKDDLRAGYPDAFLATPRSEIVRLHASSGTTGTPTVICHTQDDINSWADLMARCMYMVGIRREDSFQNMAGYGLFTGGLGIHYGAERLGCMTIPAGAGNTRRQLKFIQDFKVKAVHILPSYALHIGEKLKEDGFDPRELPAKIALIGAEPHTEEARQRIEHLLGLRAFNSYGLSEMNGPGVAFECIAQNGLHVWEDAYIVEIIDPKTLEPVKDGEIGELVFTTLCRKGMPILRYRTRDLSRFINGSCVCGREHRRIDRILGRSDDMLIIKGCNFYPMQVEQVLLSFPQVGQNYVLELIKEGSIDQLQVKVEINPAFFEEEKKEDMRVLHQLQRNIAERLKDELLFTPKVDLVEANSLPKSEGKAIRVVDKRKD is encoded by the coding sequence ATGGATTGTTTGCATGAAGAAGAAAAATGGACACGAGACGAAATCAACAAAGCACAATTAGTACGCTTGCAAAATACAGTTGAACAAGCTTTAAAAGCACCTTATTATGCAAAAAAACTAAAAGAAGCTAAAATTAATGCTTCGACTATAAAAAGCTTAGATGATTTAAAAAAAATTCCCTTCACAACTAAAGATGATCTGCGTGCCGGTTATCCTGATGCTTTTTTAGCTACTCCACGCTCTGAAATCGTGCGTCTTCATGCTTCAAGCGGAACAACGGGAACGCCGACTGTTATTTGTCATACTCAAGATGATATTAATTCTTGGGCTGATTTAATGGCTCGTTGTATGTATATGGTCGGAATTCGCAGAGAAGACAGCTTTCAAAATATGGCAGGCTACGGTTTGTTTACCGGTGGACTCGGGATTCACTATGGGGCGGAAAGGCTCGGTTGTATGACTATTCCTGCCGGAGCGGGTAACACTCGTCGCCAACTAAAATTTATCCAAGATTTTAAAGTTAAAGCCGTACATATTTTACCTTCTTATGCCTTACATATTGGCGAAAAATTAAAAGAAGACGGTTTTGACCCTAGGGAATTACCCGCTAAAATCGCTTTAATCGGAGCAGAACCGCATACGGAAGAAGCTCGCCAGCGTATAGAACATTTATTGGGTTTAAGAGCCTTTAACTCTTATGGCTTGTCTGAAATGAACGGGCCTGGCGTTGCATTTGAATGTATTGCACAAAATGGTCTGCATGTTTGGGAAGATGCTTATATTGTTGAAATCATTGATCCTAAAACCTTAGAACCCGTTAAAGATGGCGAAATCGGAGAGTTGGTTTTTACTACTTTATGCCGTAAGGGTATGCCGATTTTACGTTATAGAACTCGTGATTTGAGTCGTTTTATTAATGGTTCTTGTGTTTGTGGGCGAGAACATCGCCGTATTGATAGAATTTTAGGGCGTTCTGACGATATGCTTATTATCAAAGGTTGTAACTTTTATCCTATGCAGGTGGAGCAGGTTTTATTGTCTTTCCCTCAAGTTGGACAAAACTATGTGCTTGAACTTATTAAAGAAGGCAGTATAGATCAGCTTCAAGTTAAAGTTGAAATCAATCCTGCGTTCTTTGAAGAAGAAAAGAAAGAAGATATGCGCGTCCTGCATCAATTACAACGCAACATAGCGGAGCGTTTAAAAGACGAACTTTTATTTACGCCTAAAGTTGACTTGGTTGAGGCAAATTCATTGCCCAAAAGCGAAGGTAAAGCGATCAGAGTTGTTGATAAAAGAAAGGACTAA
- a CDS encoding flavodoxin family protein has product MKVLLINGSPRSKGNTALALNTVGAELNAAGIQTEMLQIGTKPVSGCIHCGTCRKKQNMKCAIDTDIVNSSIPLLAEADGIVLGSPVHFANMSGNMKGFLDRVFYVSAVNGGLLRHKVGASVAAVRRAGGIHVVDQLNKYLQYNEMLMPNSNYWTLTYGMNPGEVEQDLEGMQVMRMLGKNMAWLLKLVENGKGVVTPPAREDKVYMNFIR; this is encoded by the coding sequence ATGAAAGTATTATTAATTAACGGTAGCCCAAGATCAAAAGGCAATACCGCTTTAGCCTTAAATACAGTTGGAGCGGAGCTTAACGCCGCCGGCATTCAAACCGAAATGTTACAAATCGGGACAAAGCCTGTTAGTGGCTGTATTCACTGCGGAACTTGTAGAAAAAAACAAAACATGAAATGTGCGATTGATACTGATATTGTGAATAGCAGTATTCCTTTATTAGCCGAAGCGGACGGCATAGTTTTAGGTTCGCCCGTGCATTTTGCGAACATGAGCGGAAATATGAAAGGCTTTTTAGACCGTGTGTTTTATGTCTCCGCTGTTAATGGCGGTTTATTAAGACACAAGGTCGGGGCTTCTGTGGCTGCTGTGCGTCGTGCGGGCGGTATTCATGTTGTTGATCAGCTCAACAAATATCTACAATATAACGAAATGCTTATGCCAAATTCTAACTATTGGACTTTAACATACGGCATGAACCCCGGCGAAGTAGAACAAGACCTCGAAGGTATGCAAGTTATGCGTATGTTAGGAAAAAACATGGCGTGGCTTTTAAAACTTGTCGAAAACGGAAAGGGCGTGGTTACTCCTCCGGCTCGTGAAGATAAAGTTTATATGAATTTTATTCGTTAA